In Oreochromis aureus strain Israel breed Guangdong linkage group 15, ZZ_aureus, whole genome shotgun sequence, a single genomic region encodes these proteins:
- the LOC116332307 gene encoding uncharacterized protein LOC116332307, whose amino-acid sequence MAELSVNLLGLRLVFSSVGLMGNTILIASIIKINFFHIKSFEIFLFGLAAANLWEIVITNIYDIIILQTSSTATGTWSCYLLEFMTVIGEINSIFFTVLICIFRYQKLRDVNTRVNFPLFLDNIRSAWMVSGISVMLSVLLSVPMFVIDQESKAENVTRNSSMCPPDFFHCTQNHCPVFNSIYKYLFIVLCHLLPLIIVTVTSCLILAVLLSQRKTVTPAVNETGSSQFSRKSKDTKIQWSTIAVLGAMGLFQVDWTIYLIFQLAFNPYEFLFWSEVQFFITISYTSISPYMYMIGHNMIPLHSCKKG is encoded by the coding sequence ATGGCTGAGCTTTCTGTCAACCTCCTGGGCTTGAGACTGGTGTTTTCTTCCGTAGGTCTTATGGGTAACACAATTCTCATCGCTTCCATCATCAAGATTAATTTCTTCCACATTAAATCTTTTGAGATATTTCTCTTTGGACTCGCTGCAGCCAACTTGTGGGAGATTGTCATCACAAATATCTATGACATAATCATCCTTCAGACTTCCTCCACCGCCACGGGCACTTGGTCGTGTTATTTACTGGAGTTCATGACTGTCATTGGTGAAATTAACAGCATCTTCTTCACTGTCCTCATCTGTATCTTTCGCTACCAGAAGCTGAGAGATGTAAACACGAGGGTCAACTTCCCACTCTTCCTGGATAATATCAGATCAGCCTGGATGGTGAGCGGCATTTCTGTGATGCTCTCCGTGCTGCTCAGTGTTCCGATGTTTGTCATCGACCAGGAGAGCAAAGCGGAAAACGTCACAAGAAACAGCAGCATGTGCCCTCCAGACTTCTTTCACTGCACTCAAAATCATTGTCCAGTGTTCAACAGCATATACAAATACCTGTTCATCGTCTTGTGTCACCTGCTGCCTCTGATTATCGTCACAGTCACCAGCTGCCTCATCCTCGCAGTGCTGCTGAGCCAAAGGAAGACAGTGACACCAGCGGTTAACGAGACTGGGTCAAGTCAGTTCAGCAGGAAGAGTAAAGATACAAAGATCCAGTGGAGCACGATAGCTGTACTGGGAGCCATGGGATTGTTCCAGGTGGACTGGACTATCTACCTGATTTTTCAGTTGGCTTTTAACCCATATGAATTCCTTTTCTGGTCTGAAGTTCAGTTCTTTATCACAATATCTTATACATCCATTTCTCCATACATGTACATGATAGGGCATAACATGATCCCTctccacagctgtaaaaaaggATAA